The Balaenoptera acutorostrata chromosome 10, mBalAcu1.1, whole genome shotgun sequence genome has a window encoding:
- the EHMT2 gene encoding histone-lysine N-methyltransferase EHMT2 isoform X3 translates to MRGLPRGRGLMRARGRGRAAPPGSRGRGRGGPHRGRGRPRSLLSLPRAQASWAPQLPTGLTSSPIPCVPSQGEAPAEMGALVLEKEPRGATERVHGSLGDTPRSEEILPKANPDSLETAGPSSPASVTVTVGDEGADTPVGATPLIGDEPENLEGDGDLHGGRILMGHATKSFPSSPSKGGACPSRAKMSMTGAGKSPPSVQSLAMRLLSMPGAQGATAAGPEPPPATASPEGQPKVHRARKTMSKPGNGQPPVPEKRPPEVQHFRMSDDVHSLGKVTSDVAKRRKLNSGGGLSEVEALAEQLSEEEEEEEEEEEEEEEEEEEEEEEEEDEESGNQSDRSGSSGRRKAKKKWRKDSPWVKPSRKRRKREPPRAKEPRGVNGVGSSGPSEYMEVPLGSLELPSEGTLSPNHAGVSNDTSSLETERGFEELPLCSCRMEAPKIDRISERAGHKCMATESVDGELSGCNAAILKRETMRPSSRVALMVLCETHRARMVKHHCCPGCGYFCTAGTFLECHPDFRVAHRFHKACVSQLNGMVFCPHCGEDASEAQEVTIPRGDGVTPPAGTAAPAPPPLAQDAPGRADTSQPSARMRGQGEPRRPPCDPLADTIDSSGPSLTLPSGGRLSAVGLPPGPGREALEKALVIQESERRKKLRFHPRQLYLSVKQGELQKVILMLLDNLDPNFQSDQQSKRTPLHAAAQKGSVEICHVLLQAGANINAVDKQQRTPLMEAVVNNHLEVARYMVQRGGCVYSKEEDGSTCLHHAAKIGNLEMVSLLLSTGQVDVNAQDSGGWTPIIWAAEHKHIEVIRMLLTRGADVTLTDNEENICLHWASFTGSAAIAEVLLNARCDLHAVNYHGDTPLHIAARESYHDCVLLFLSRGANPELRNKEGDTAWDLTPERSDVWFALQLNRKLRLGVGNRAIRTEKIICRDVARGYENVPIPCVNGVDGEPCPEDYKYISENCETSTMNIDRNITHLQHCTCVDDCSSSNCLCGQLSIRCWYDKDGRLLQEFNKIEPPLIFECNQACSCWRNCKNRVVQSGIKVRLQLYRTAKMGWGVRALQTIPQGTFICEYVGELISDAEADVREDDSYLFDLDNKDGEVYCIDARYYGNISRFINHLCDPNIIPVRVFMLHQDLRFPRIAFFSSRDIRAGEELGFDYGDRFWDIKSKYFTCQCGSEKCKHSAEAIALEQSRLARLDPHPELLPELGSLPPVNP, encoded by the exons ATGCGGGGTCTACCGAGAGGGAGGGGGCTGATGCGGGCCCGGGGGAGGGGTCGTGCGGCCCCTCCGGGCAGCCGTGGCCGCGGAAGGGGGGGGCCCCATAGGGGAAGAGGTAGGCCCCGGAGCCTCCTGTCTCTTCCCAGGGCCCAGGCGTCCTGGGCCCCTCAACTTCCTACAGGACTGACCAGCTCTCCTATCCCTTGTGTCCCCTCCCAGGGGGAGGCCCCCGCTGAGATGGGGGCGCTGGTGCTGGAGAAGGAGCCCAGAGGAGCCACCGAGAGAG ttcaTGGCTCTTTGGGGGACACCCCTCGTAGTGAGGAGATCCTGCCCAAGGCCAACCCCGACTCCCTGGAGACTGCTGGCCCCTCATCCCCAGCCTCTGTCACGGTCACCGTCGGCGATGAGGGGGCTGACACCCCTGTAGGGGCCACACCGCTCATTGGGGACGAACCCGAGAATCTCGAGGGAGATGGGGACCTCCATGGGGGCCGCATCCTGATGG GCCATGCCACGAAGTCATTCCCATCTTCCCCCAGTAAGGGGGGTGCCTGTCCCAGCCGAGCCAAGATGTCAATGACAGGGGCAGGAAAATCACCCCCATCAGTCCAGAGTTTGGCTATGAGGCTGCTGAGTATGCCGGGGGCCCAGGGGGCAACAGCAGCAGGGCCTGAACCCCCACCAGCCACAGCCAGCCCGGAGGGGCAGCCCAAGGTCCATCGAGCCAGGAAAACCATGTCCAAACCAGGAAATGGACAG cccccagtcccTGAGAAGCGGCCCCCTGAAGTGCAGCATTTCCGCATGAGTGATGACGTGCACTCGCTGGGGAAGGTGACCTCAG atGTGGCCAAAAGGAGGAAGCTGAACTCAGGAGGTGGCCTG TCTGAGGTCGAAGCTCTGGCTGAACAACtgagtgaggaagaggaagaggaagaggaggaagaggaggaggaggaagaggaggaggaggaagaggaagaagaagaggaagatgaagagTCAGGCAATCAGTCTGACAGG agTGGTTCCAGCGGCCGGCGCAAAGCCAAAAAGAAATGGCGGAAGGACAGCCCGTGGGTGAAGCCATCACGGAAACGGCGGAAGCGGGAGCCTCCGAGGGCCAAGGAGCCACGAG gAGTGAATGGTGTGGGCTCCTCAGGCCCCAGTGAGTACATGGAGGTCCCTCTGGGGTCCCTGGAGCTGCCCAGCGAGGGGACCCTCTCTCCCAACCACGCTG GGGTGTCCAATGACACATCTTCGCTGGAGACAGAGCGTGGGTTTGAGGAGTTGCCCCTCTGCAGCTGCCGCATGGAGGCACCCAAGATAGACCGAATCAGCGAGAGAGCGGGGCACAAGTGCATGGCCACGGAGAGTGTGGATGGAGAG CTATCGGGCTGCAACGCTGCAATCCTCAAGCGGGAGACCATGAGACCGTCAAGCCGCGTGGCACTGATGGTGCTCTGTGAGACCCACCGCGCCCGCATGGTCAAACACCACTGCTGCCCAGGCTGTGGCTACTTCTGCACGGCG GGCACCTTCCTGGAGTGTCACCCTGACTTCCGAGTGGCCCACCGCTTCCACAAGGCCTGTGTGTCCCAGCTGAACGGGATGGTCTTCTGTCCCCACTGTGGGGAGGACGCATCTGAGGCCCAGGAGGTGACCATCCCCCGGGGGGATGGGGTGACCCCACCGGCTGGcactgcagcccctgcccccccgcccctgGCCCAGGATGCCCCTGGGAGAGCGGACACTTCCCAGCCCAG CGCCCGGATGCGAGGACAGGGGGAGCCCCGGCGTCCACCCTGCGACCCCCTGGCTGACACCATCGACAGCTCGGGGCCCTCCCTAACCCTGCCCAGTGGGGGCCGCCTCTCAGCTGTGGGGCTGCCACCTGGCCCAGGCCGGGAGGCCCTGGAAAAGGCCCTGGTCATTCAGGAGTCAGAGAG GCGGAAGAAACTCCGTTTCCACCCCCGGCAGCTGTACCTGTCCGTGAAGCAAGGGGAGCTGCAGAAGGTGATCCTGATGCTGT TGGACAACCTGGACCCCAACTTCCAGAGCGACCAGCAGAGCAAGCGCACGCCCCTGCACGCGGCTGCCCAGAAGGGCTCTGTGGAGATCTGCCATGTACTGCTGCAG GCTGGAGCGAACATCAATGCTGTGGACAAGCAGCAGCGGACGCCGCTGATGGAGGCCGTGGTGAACAACCACCTGGAGGTGGCTCGCTACATGGTGCAGCGCGGGGGCTGCGTCTACAGCAAG GAGGAAGACGGCTCCACCTGCCTCCACCACGCAGCCAAAATTGGGAATCTGGAGATGGTCAGCCTGCTGCTCAGCACGGGACAGGTGGACGTCAACGCCCAG gACAGTGGGGGGTGGACGCCCATCATCTGGGCCGCAGAGCACAAGCACATCGAGGTGATCCGCATGCTGCTGACAAGGGGCGCCGATGTCACCCTCACAGACAAT GAGGAGAACATCTGCCTGCACTGGGCCTCCTTCACCGGCAGCGCCGCCATCGCAGAGGTTCTCCTGAACGCCCGCTGCGACCTCCACGCTGTCAACTACCACGGGGACACGCCCCTACACATTGCAGCCCGGGAGAGCTACCACGACTGCGTGCT GTTGTTCCTGTCACGCGGGGCAAACCCTGAGCTGCGGAACAAGGAGGGGGACACGGCGTGGGACCTGACCCCTGAGCGCTCTGACGTGTGGTTTGCGCTCCAGCTCAACCGCAAGCTGCGGCTCGGGGTGGGAAATCGGGCCATCCGCACTGAGAAGATCATCTGCCG GGACGTGGCTCGGGGCTATGAGAACGTGCCCATTCCCTGTGTCAACGGTGTGGACGGGGAGCCCTGCCCCGAGGATTACAAGTACATCTCGGAGAACTGCGAGACGTCCACCATGAACATAGACCGCAACATCACCCACCTACAG CACTGCACATGCGTGGATGACTGCTCCAGCTCCAACTGCCTGTGCGGCCAGCTCAGCATTCGCTGCTGGTATGACAAG gACGGGCGGCTGCTCCAGGAATTTAACAAGATCGAGCCCCCGCTGATTTTTGAGTGTAACCAGGCGTGCTCCTGCTGGAGAAACTGCAAGAACCGGGTAGTGCAGAGTGGCATCAA ggtGCGACTGCAGCTCTACCGAACAGCCAAGATGGGCTGGGGGGTCCGAGCCCTGCAGACCATTCCCCAGGGGACTTTCATTTGCGA GTATGTCGGCGAGCTGATCTCTGATGCTGAGGCTGATGTGAGAGAGGATGATTCTTATCTCTTCGACTTAGACAACAAG GATGGAGAGGTGTACTGCATCGATGCCCGTTACTACGGCAACATCAGCCGCTTCATCAACCACTTGTGTGACCCCAACATCATCCCCGTCCGGGTCTTCATGCTGCACCAAGACCTGCGATTTCCACGCATTGCCTTCTTCAGCTCCCGAGACATCCGGGCCGGGGAGGAACTGGG GTTTGACTATGGTGACCGCTTCTGGGACATCAAAAGCAAATATTTCACCTGCCAGTGTGGCTCTGAGAAGTGCAAGCACTCAGCTGAGGCCATTGCCCTGGAGCAGAGCCGCCTGGCCCGCCTGGATCCCCACCCCGAGCTGCTGCCTGAGCTCGGCTCCCTGCCCCCTGTCAACCCCTGA
- the EHMT2 gene encoding histone-lysine N-methyltransferase EHMT2 isoform X1 yields MRGLPRGRGLMRARGRGRAAPPGSRGRGRGGPHRGRGRPRSLLSLPRAQASWAPQLPTGLTSSPIPCVPSQGEAPAEMGALVLEKEPRGATERVHGSLGDTPRSEEILPKANPDSLETAGPSSPASVTVTVGDEGADTPVGATPLIGDEPENLEGDGDLHGGRILMGHATKSFPSSPSKGGACPSRAKMSMTGAGKSPPSVQSLAMRLLSMPGAQGATAAGPEPPPATASPEGQPKVHRARKTMSKPGNGQPPVPEKRPPEVQHFRMSDDVHSLGKVTSDVAKRRKLNSGGGLSEELGSARGSREVTLEKGDPGSLEEWETVVGDDFSLYYDSYSVDERVDSDSKSEVEALAEQLSEEEEEEEEEEEEEEEEEEEEEEEEEDEESGNQSDRSGSSGRRKAKKKWRKDSPWVKPSRKRRKREPPRAKEPRGVNGVGSSGPSEYMEVPLGSLELPSEGTLSPNHAGVSNDTSSLETERGFEELPLCSCRMEAPKIDRISERAGHKCMATESVDGELSGCNAAILKRETMRPSSRVALMVLCETHRARMVKHHCCPGCGYFCTAGTFLECHPDFRVAHRFHKACVSQLNGMVFCPHCGEDASEAQEVTIPRGDGVTPPAGTAAPAPPPLAQDAPGRADTSQPSARMRGQGEPRRPPCDPLADTIDSSGPSLTLPSGGRLSAVGLPPGPGREALEKALVIQESERRKKLRFHPRQLYLSVKQGELQKVILMLLDNLDPNFQSDQQSKRTPLHAAAQKGSVEICHVLLQAGANINAVDKQQRTPLMEAVVNNHLEVARYMVQRGGCVYSKEEDGSTCLHHAAKIGNLEMVSLLLSTGQVDVNAQDSGGWTPIIWAAEHKHIEVIRMLLTRGADVTLTDNEENICLHWASFTGSAAIAEVLLNARCDLHAVNYHGDTPLHIAARESYHDCVLLFLSRGANPELRNKEGDTAWDLTPERSDVWFALQLNRKLRLGVGNRAIRTEKIICRDVARGYENVPIPCVNGVDGEPCPEDYKYISENCETSTMNIDRNITHLQHCTCVDDCSSSNCLCGQLSIRCWYDKDGRLLQEFNKIEPPLIFECNQACSCWRNCKNRVVQSGIKVRLQLYRTAKMGWGVRALQTIPQGTFICEYVGELISDAEADVREDDSYLFDLDNKDGEVYCIDARYYGNISRFINHLCDPNIIPVRVFMLHQDLRFPRIAFFSSRDIRAGEELGFDYGDRFWDIKSKYFTCQCGSEKCKHSAEAIALEQSRLARLDPHPELLPELGSLPPVNP; encoded by the exons ATGCGGGGTCTACCGAGAGGGAGGGGGCTGATGCGGGCCCGGGGGAGGGGTCGTGCGGCCCCTCCGGGCAGCCGTGGCCGCGGAAGGGGGGGGCCCCATAGGGGAAGAGGTAGGCCCCGGAGCCTCCTGTCTCTTCCCAGGGCCCAGGCGTCCTGGGCCCCTCAACTTCCTACAGGACTGACCAGCTCTCCTATCCCTTGTGTCCCCTCCCAGGGGGAGGCCCCCGCTGAGATGGGGGCGCTGGTGCTGGAGAAGGAGCCCAGAGGAGCCACCGAGAGAG ttcaTGGCTCTTTGGGGGACACCCCTCGTAGTGAGGAGATCCTGCCCAAGGCCAACCCCGACTCCCTGGAGACTGCTGGCCCCTCATCCCCAGCCTCTGTCACGGTCACCGTCGGCGATGAGGGGGCTGACACCCCTGTAGGGGCCACACCGCTCATTGGGGACGAACCCGAGAATCTCGAGGGAGATGGGGACCTCCATGGGGGCCGCATCCTGATGG GCCATGCCACGAAGTCATTCCCATCTTCCCCCAGTAAGGGGGGTGCCTGTCCCAGCCGAGCCAAGATGTCAATGACAGGGGCAGGAAAATCACCCCCATCAGTCCAGAGTTTGGCTATGAGGCTGCTGAGTATGCCGGGGGCCCAGGGGGCAACAGCAGCAGGGCCTGAACCCCCACCAGCCACAGCCAGCCCGGAGGGGCAGCCCAAGGTCCATCGAGCCAGGAAAACCATGTCCAAACCAGGAAATGGACAG cccccagtcccTGAGAAGCGGCCCCCTGAAGTGCAGCATTTCCGCATGAGTGATGACGTGCACTCGCTGGGGAAGGTGACCTCAG atGTGGCCAAAAGGAGGAAGCTGAACTCAGGAGGTGGCCTG TCAGAGGAGTTGGGTTCTGCACGGGGTTCGAGAGAAGTGACCCTGGAGAAGGGGGACCCCGGGTCCCTGGAGGAGTGGGAAACGGTGGTGGGGGATGACTTCAGCCTCTACTACGATTCCTACTCTGTGGATGAGCGGGTGGACTCTGACAGCAAG TCTGAGGTCGAAGCTCTGGCTGAACAACtgagtgaggaagaggaagaggaagaggaggaagaggaggaggaggaagaggaggaggaggaagaggaagaagaagaggaagatgaagagTCAGGCAATCAGTCTGACAGG agTGGTTCCAGCGGCCGGCGCAAAGCCAAAAAGAAATGGCGGAAGGACAGCCCGTGGGTGAAGCCATCACGGAAACGGCGGAAGCGGGAGCCTCCGAGGGCCAAGGAGCCACGAG gAGTGAATGGTGTGGGCTCCTCAGGCCCCAGTGAGTACATGGAGGTCCCTCTGGGGTCCCTGGAGCTGCCCAGCGAGGGGACCCTCTCTCCCAACCACGCTG GGGTGTCCAATGACACATCTTCGCTGGAGACAGAGCGTGGGTTTGAGGAGTTGCCCCTCTGCAGCTGCCGCATGGAGGCACCCAAGATAGACCGAATCAGCGAGAGAGCGGGGCACAAGTGCATGGCCACGGAGAGTGTGGATGGAGAG CTATCGGGCTGCAACGCTGCAATCCTCAAGCGGGAGACCATGAGACCGTCAAGCCGCGTGGCACTGATGGTGCTCTGTGAGACCCACCGCGCCCGCATGGTCAAACACCACTGCTGCCCAGGCTGTGGCTACTTCTGCACGGCG GGCACCTTCCTGGAGTGTCACCCTGACTTCCGAGTGGCCCACCGCTTCCACAAGGCCTGTGTGTCCCAGCTGAACGGGATGGTCTTCTGTCCCCACTGTGGGGAGGACGCATCTGAGGCCCAGGAGGTGACCATCCCCCGGGGGGATGGGGTGACCCCACCGGCTGGcactgcagcccctgcccccccgcccctgGCCCAGGATGCCCCTGGGAGAGCGGACACTTCCCAGCCCAG CGCCCGGATGCGAGGACAGGGGGAGCCCCGGCGTCCACCCTGCGACCCCCTGGCTGACACCATCGACAGCTCGGGGCCCTCCCTAACCCTGCCCAGTGGGGGCCGCCTCTCAGCTGTGGGGCTGCCACCTGGCCCAGGCCGGGAGGCCCTGGAAAAGGCCCTGGTCATTCAGGAGTCAGAGAG GCGGAAGAAACTCCGTTTCCACCCCCGGCAGCTGTACCTGTCCGTGAAGCAAGGGGAGCTGCAGAAGGTGATCCTGATGCTGT TGGACAACCTGGACCCCAACTTCCAGAGCGACCAGCAGAGCAAGCGCACGCCCCTGCACGCGGCTGCCCAGAAGGGCTCTGTGGAGATCTGCCATGTACTGCTGCAG GCTGGAGCGAACATCAATGCTGTGGACAAGCAGCAGCGGACGCCGCTGATGGAGGCCGTGGTGAACAACCACCTGGAGGTGGCTCGCTACATGGTGCAGCGCGGGGGCTGCGTCTACAGCAAG GAGGAAGACGGCTCCACCTGCCTCCACCACGCAGCCAAAATTGGGAATCTGGAGATGGTCAGCCTGCTGCTCAGCACGGGACAGGTGGACGTCAACGCCCAG gACAGTGGGGGGTGGACGCCCATCATCTGGGCCGCAGAGCACAAGCACATCGAGGTGATCCGCATGCTGCTGACAAGGGGCGCCGATGTCACCCTCACAGACAAT GAGGAGAACATCTGCCTGCACTGGGCCTCCTTCACCGGCAGCGCCGCCATCGCAGAGGTTCTCCTGAACGCCCGCTGCGACCTCCACGCTGTCAACTACCACGGGGACACGCCCCTACACATTGCAGCCCGGGAGAGCTACCACGACTGCGTGCT GTTGTTCCTGTCACGCGGGGCAAACCCTGAGCTGCGGAACAAGGAGGGGGACACGGCGTGGGACCTGACCCCTGAGCGCTCTGACGTGTGGTTTGCGCTCCAGCTCAACCGCAAGCTGCGGCTCGGGGTGGGAAATCGGGCCATCCGCACTGAGAAGATCATCTGCCG GGACGTGGCTCGGGGCTATGAGAACGTGCCCATTCCCTGTGTCAACGGTGTGGACGGGGAGCCCTGCCCCGAGGATTACAAGTACATCTCGGAGAACTGCGAGACGTCCACCATGAACATAGACCGCAACATCACCCACCTACAG CACTGCACATGCGTGGATGACTGCTCCAGCTCCAACTGCCTGTGCGGCCAGCTCAGCATTCGCTGCTGGTATGACAAG gACGGGCGGCTGCTCCAGGAATTTAACAAGATCGAGCCCCCGCTGATTTTTGAGTGTAACCAGGCGTGCTCCTGCTGGAGAAACTGCAAGAACCGGGTAGTGCAGAGTGGCATCAA ggtGCGACTGCAGCTCTACCGAACAGCCAAGATGGGCTGGGGGGTCCGAGCCCTGCAGACCATTCCCCAGGGGACTTTCATTTGCGA GTATGTCGGCGAGCTGATCTCTGATGCTGAGGCTGATGTGAGAGAGGATGATTCTTATCTCTTCGACTTAGACAACAAG GATGGAGAGGTGTACTGCATCGATGCCCGTTACTACGGCAACATCAGCCGCTTCATCAACCACTTGTGTGACCCCAACATCATCCCCGTCCGGGTCTTCATGCTGCACCAAGACCTGCGATTTCCACGCATTGCCTTCTTCAGCTCCCGAGACATCCGGGCCGGGGAGGAACTGGG GTTTGACTATGGTGACCGCTTCTGGGACATCAAAAGCAAATATTTCACCTGCCAGTGTGGCTCTGAGAAGTGCAAGCACTCAGCTGAGGCCATTGCCCTGGAGCAGAGCCGCCTGGCCCGCCTGGATCCCCACCCCGAGCTGCTGCCTGAGCTCGGCTCCCTGCCCCCTGTCAACCCCTGA